A stretch of Babesia bigemina genome assembly Bbig001, chromosome : III DNA encodes these proteins:
- a CDS encoding mitochondrial processing peptidase alpha subunit, putative has translation MILTRDLIFLQTTAASGAAEISRILTKAPAAYVNVPFVEEDVEQIMEEVPDFKFYYVGRSDGGDNPYRKVPLTDRIYIEGSEGRFEPVDDSVKLAKLPNGLRIASVDRGGMDSLVGLYVGAGARYERPEEIGVSSMIENMAFHSTAHLSHLRTIKTVETLGGNASCNAFREHIAYHGECMRKDVPIMVNLLIGNVLFPRFLHWEMKANKSRLDDRRKQIHETPDMIVTELLHSVAWHNNTLGLPNFCPEASMANYKPEVLRNFMLRHFSPDNCVVVGINTDMAELSKWVMRAYNEYNAIEPVKREVERPVYTGGVRYHEDNTPLLHLAVGFEIPGGWNKPELVVFTVLQALLGGGGAFSTGGPGKGMHSRLFLNVLNKNEFVETCMAFSTVYSDAGICGLYMVAAPHASRNALEVMANEFRAMATVTPKELERAKNTLKSYLHMSLEHKAVQMEDIARQLLLCDRVLTVNELERAIDSVTAGDIKSCVDRMLKSGKPSAVAMGNLTYMPHPEEMLKYFQF, from the coding sequence ATGATTTTGACGCGTGACCTCATTTTCCTGCAGACCACTGCCGCCAGCGGAGCCGCTGAGATCAGCCGCATCCTCACGAAGGCGCCGGCAGCATACGTCAACGTGCCCTTTGTCGAGGAGGATGTTGAGCAGATCATGGAGGAGGTGCCCGACTTCAAGTTCTACTACGTCGGTCGCTCCGACGGTGGTGACAACCCGTACCGCAAGGTGCCGTTGACCGACCGCATCTACATCGAGGGATCCGAGGGGCGCTTCGAGCCCGTCGACGACTCCGTGAAGCTGGCGAAGCTCCCCAACGGCCTCAGAATTGCGTCCGTCGATAGGGGTGGAATGGATTCTTTGGTGGGACTTTACGTCGGCGCGGGCGCGCGGTACGAGCGCCCCGAGGAGATTGGTGTGTCGTCTATGATCGAGAACATGGCCTTCCACTCGACAGCGCACCTGTCGCACCTGCGCACCATCAAGACCGTGGAGaccctaggcggcaatgcGAGCTGCAACGCGTTCCGCGAGCACATCGCTTACCACGGGGAATGCATGCGCAAGGACGTGCCGATCATGGTGAACCTGTTGATCGGAAACGTCCTGTTCCCGCGTTTCCTGCACTGGGAGATGAAGGCCAACAAGTCGCGGTTGGACGACCGGCGCAAGCAGATCCACGAGACCCCGGACATGATCGTCACGGAGCTCTTGCACTCCGTCGCCTGGCACAACAACACGCTCGGCCTGCCGAACTTCTGCCCGGAGGCTAGCATGGCGAACTACAAGCCCGAGGTATTGAGGAATTTCATGTTGCGCCACTTCTCGCCCGACAACTGTGTCGTGGTGGGCATCAACACCGACATGGCCGAGCTCTCGAAGTGGGTGATGCGCGCCTACAACGAGTACAACGCGATCGAGCCCGTAAAGCGCGAGGTGGAAAGGCCCGTGTACACCGGCGGCGTGCGCTACCACGAGGACAACacgccgctgctgcacctggCGGTGGGATTCGAAATCCCCGGTGGCTGGAACAAGCCGGAGCTGGTGGTTTTCACGGtgctgcaggcgctgctcggAGGCGGTGGAGCGTTCTCCACCGGCGGGCCCGGCAAGGGCATGCACAGCCGCCTGTTCCTGAACGTGCTTAACAAGAACGAGTTCGTGGAAACGTGCATGGCCTTCTCGACCGTCTACAGCGACGCTGGTATCTGCGGGTTGTACATGGTTGCCGCACCTCACGCATCACGCAATGCCTTGGAGGTGATGGCGAACGAGTTCAGGGCGATGGCCACGGTGACGCCCAAGGAGTTGGAACGCGCCAAGAACACCCTGAAGTCGTACCTGCACATGTCACTCGAGCACAAGGCCGTGCAGATGGAGGACattgccaggcagctgctgctgtgcgACCGCGTGCTGACCGTGAACGAGCTGGAGCGCGCCATCGACAGCGTGACTGCCGGCGACATCAAGAGCTGCGTAGACCGCATGCTGAAATCCGGCAAGCCGTCGGCCGTTGCCATGGGAAACCTGACCTATATGCCGCACCCAGAAGAGATGCTCAAGTACTTCCAGTTTTAG